GCTCAAGCAGCCGATGCGTATTTTCGAGCCCGAGCTTGATGCCGAACTGCTGGGTGGAATACAGCCACTCCAGCGCTTCGGGGCAGGTCATTGCCGGCATTCCGATCCCGGCGCGCGGCTCACTTCTTGCCGGCGGCGAAATACCCCAGTAGCTGCGAAAGCAGCTCACGCAGTTTCGCGCGCGGCACGATGTGGTCGATCAGTCCGTGCTTTTCGAGGAACTCGGCCGTCTGGAAGCCTGGCGGCAGATCCTGATGCGTCGTTTCCTTGATCACCCGCGGACCGGCAAAGCCGATCATGCTCTTCGGCTCGGCAAGGATCACGTCGCCGAGCGAGGCGAAACTTGCCATCACGCCAGCGGTGGTCGGGTTCGTCAGCACCGTGATGTAGGGAAGCTTCGCCTGCGCATGCCGGGCCAGCGCACCACTCGTCTTCGCCATCTGCATCAGGCTGAGCATGCCTTCATACATGCGTGCTCCGCCGGAGGCGCAGATGATGATGATCGGCATCTTCTTCTTCGTCGCGAGCTCGATGGCTCGGGTGATTTTTTCGCCGACCACGGAGCCCATCGTGGCTGCCAGGAAGGTGAAATCCATCACCGCGAGCGAAACCGGGCGGCCGTCGATCTTCGCGGTGCCAGTCAGCACGGCGTCCTTCAGGCCCGTCTTCGCGCGGTATTTCCTGAGCGTTTCCTCATAGGTCGCGACGCCCTTGAACTTCAGCGGATCGACGGCGACGAGGTTCGCGTCGATCTCCTCGAAAGTGCCTTCGTCGACGATCGACGCCACGCGCTCCGCAGAGCCGATGGCAAAGTGATGCTCGCACTTCGGGCAGACGCGGAGGTTCTCCTCGAGCGCGAGATTGTGGATGACGTCGCCACAGGAGGGACACTTGGTCCAGAGCCCCTCGGGCATGTCCCGGTTTTTGCGGGTAAGAACGTTGAGGACGGGTTTGCGAAAAATGGCCATGGCAGAAATTATCCCCGCGCTACGGTGATGGCGCGAACGGAATGGGCGCCACCTTCCAACAGCACGCGCGCGCATTCGTCCAGCGTCGAGCCGGTAGTGAGCACGTCGTCCACCAGCAGAAAACTTTTATCCTTCACAGCGGCATTCTGTCGCAAAGCGAAGGCGTCGCGCAAGTTCCGCATCCGCTGCTTCCGATCGAAGTGCGTCTGCGTAATCGTGTGCCGCCGACGCACCAGCGGCCGCTCGACGCGGATTCCGACACGCTTTCCAGCCCAATCCGCCAGCGCCTCGGACTGATTGAAGCGCCGCTCGCGCTGCCGGACCGGGTGCAGCGGAACCGGCACGAGCCGCAGATCCTCGAGGTCCTCGAGGCGTTCATCCGCAAACCCCTCGACCAGCCAGTCACCGAGGACCCGCCGAAGATAAAATTCCCGGCCGTATTTGAAGCGGTGAATCAACTCCCGTGCGAGTCCCGTGGACCGCACGACCGCGACAGCACACTCGAGATGCAGCGCCTCGCCGCGGCAACTCGGGCAGGTGAAGTGATCCATCGCCCCTTCGAAAGGTCGCGAGCAAATCGGGCAACGCGGCCCGTAGATTCGCTTCACCGCGGCACCGCACGGGTCACAAAGCCAGCGCCCCGCGGGCTGTCGCAGGCCACAGCCCGCGCAATGCGTCGGATAAACGAGGTCAGCCAGCGCGGCGAGCATCGGCTGGAGCGGGCGGACGAGGCTCACGCGCGAGATACCACCAGACCAGCCCGCCGATGACAAGCAACGCAGCCAGCGGCACCAGGCCGGTGGGCACCATGCCATGCACGACGTTCGGTCCCGCCCACGGCATCCAGGCCATGGGATCCTTGCCAAAGCGAAACTTTGCAAAGACGCTGAGGATCTGTTGACCGAAAATGCAGCCGGCGTGCAGGCCAATCGCCAGCCAGAGCGATCGCGTTCGCAGGGTCGCCAGCGCGAAAATGACCCCGAGCACGAAGAGCGAAACGCCGCCGGAAAGGGCGAGCACCGCCCCACCGGAATTCGAGAAGGCATGCGAGAGCACATCGAAGCCGCTGCCCCAGGTCACGTCCGTCACGTCATAGCGAGAGTCGATGAAATGCACCGCCGCAAAGACGAGCGAAATTCCGATCACGCCAACGCCCCGACCAAACGATCGCACGGCCAGCCCGAGGAGCACTCCGCGAAACAGGAACTCCTCGAGCACCGGCACCACGGCCGCCGTCGCAACCACCGCCGGGATCTTCTTCCAGAGAATCTCTTCGCGGATCCGCCAAATGTCCGCCGTGAGATAAAACACCGCCAGCAACGCGAGCGGCCCGGCGACCAGCGCGAGTCCGGCGCGCAGATGCACCCACGCCCGCGCATTCCGTTCGAGGCCGAGTTCCGAGAATCTCCGGACATGCATCCAGCGCAGCACCGGCCAGAGCAACGCCAGTGCCACGATCAGCGCCGTCCGCGAGAAGAATCTGCGGAACGGCACCGTCTCCATCAGCGGATGGAGCGCCCAGTAAATGGGTGGCGAGAGCAGAGCCGCAAGCAGCACGACCGCCGCGACATAGAGGAAAAGTTTCGCCAAAGGATTCACGCGCCGA
This genomic window from Chthoniobacterales bacterium contains:
- the accD gene encoding acetyl-CoA carboxylase, carboxyltransferase subunit beta, which gives rise to MAIFRKPVLNVLTRKNRDMPEGLWTKCPSCGDVIHNLALEENLRVCPKCEHHFAIGSAERVASIVDEGTFEEIDANLVAVDPLKFKGVATYEETLRKYRAKTGLKDAVLTGTAKIDGRPVSLAVMDFTFLAATMGSVVGEKITRAIELATKKKMPIIIICASGGARMYEGMLSLMQMAKTSGALARHAQAKLPYITVLTNPTTAGVMASFASLGDVILAEPKSMIGFAGPRVIKETTHQDLPPGFQTAEFLEKHGLIDHIVPRAKLRELLSQLLGYFAAGKK
- a CDS encoding ComF family protein produces the protein MSLVRPLQPMLAALADLVYPTHCAGCGLRQPAGRWLCDPCGAAVKRIYGPRCPICSRPFEGAMDHFTCPSCRGEALHLECAVAVVRSTGLARELIHRFKYGREFYLRRVLGDWLVEGFADERLEDLEDLRLVPVPLHPVRQRERRFNQSEALADWAGKRVGIRVERPLVRRRHTITQTHFDRKQRMRNLRDAFALRQNAAVKDKSFLLVDDVLTTGSTLDECARVLLEGGAHSVRAITVARG
- a CDS encoding CPBP family intramembrane glutamic endopeptidase, translated to MNPLAKLFLYVAAVVLLAALLSPPIYWALHPLMETVPFRRFFSRTALIVALALLWPVLRWMHVRRFSELGLERNARAWVHLRAGLALVAGPLALLAVFYLTADIWRIREEILWKKIPAVVATAAVVPVLEEFLFRGVLLGLAVRSFGRGVGVIGISLVFAAVHFIDSRYDVTDVTWGSGFDVLSHAFSNSGGAVLALSGGVSLFVLGVIFALATLRTRSLWLAIGLHAGCIFGQQILSVFAKFRFGKDPMAWMPWAGPNVVHGMVPTGLVPLAALLVIGGLVWWYLAREPRPPAPADARRAG